A single genomic interval of Helianthus annuus cultivar XRQ/B chromosome 6, HanXRQr2.0-SUNRISE, whole genome shotgun sequence harbors:
- the LOC110865879 gene encoding mitogen-activated protein kinase 9 isoform X1 gives MDEEARERTEEIDGDSRNKGICLEREFFTEYGEAGRYQLLEVVGKGSYGVVGSATDTHTGEKVAIKKINDVFEHVSDATRILREIKLLRLLRHPDVVEIRHIMLPPSRREFRDIYVVFELMESDLHQVIRANDDLTPEHHQFFLYQLLRGLKYIHSANVYHRDLKPKNILANADCKLKICDFGLARVSFNDAPTAIFWTDYVATRWYRAPELCGSFFSKYTPAIDIWSIGCIFAEMLMGKPLFPGKNVVHQLDLMTDLLGTPPPETIARIRNEKARRYLNNMRKKQPIPFTQKFSNVDPLALKLLERLLAFDPKDRPSAEESLADPYFNGLSNVDREPSTQPISKLEFEFERRKLGKDDVRELIYREVWLSINIYYYYHVYVNINICHIHNQILEYHPQMLQEYLRGGEQTSFLYPSGVDRFKRQFAHLEEGMGKGGGGGGGSNTTPLLRQHASLPRERVPAPKEDDGSQENDPEKQTSDGVDSSRSLLKSASISASKCIGGKGTREEEPGENKQDEQ, from the exons ATGGATGAGGAGGCAAGAGAGAGAACGGAGGAGATCGATGGAGATTCGAGAAACAAGGGCATCTGT CTCGAAAGAGAATTCTTTACAGAGTATGGAGAGGCGGGTAGATACCAACTTCTAGAAGTTGTTGGCAAAGGAAGTTACGGTGTTGTAGGTTCTGCTACCGATACACACACAGGAGAAAAGGTCGCAATCAAGAAGATTAAtgatgtttttgaacatgtttctgATGCCACAAGAATCCTTAGAGAAATCAAACTCCTTCGATTGCTAAGGCATCCGGACGTCGTAGAAATTAGGCATATTATGCTTCCTCCTTCTAGAAGAGAGTTTAGAGACATTTACGTAGTTTTTGAACTTATGGAGTCCGACCTTCACCAAGTTATTAGAGCAAATGACGATCTCACACCCGAACATCATCAGTTTTTCTTGTACCAACTCCTTCGCGGTCTAAAGTATATTCACTCGG CTAATGTATATCATAGAGACTTGAAGCCGAAAAACATTCTTGCTAATGCTGACTGTAAATTGAAGATTTGTGACTTTGGACTTGCCCGGGTGTCATTTAATGATGCACCAACAGCCATATTCTGGACA GATTATGTTGCAACCCGATGGTATCGTGCTCCTGAACTCTGTGGCTCCTTTTTCTCTAAA TATACTCCGGCCATTGATATTTGGAGCATTGGATGCATATTCGCCGAAATGCTTATGGGTAAACCGTTGTTTCCCGGAAAAAATGTGGTACATCAGTTGGATCTCATGACTGATTTGCTGGGCACCCCTCCTCCCGAAACCATTGCTAGG ATTCGCAATGAAAAGGCAAGGAGATATCTTAATAATATGCGGAAAAAGCAGCCCATTCCTTTCACACAAAAGTTTTCTAATGTAGACCCGCTGGCTCTTAAACTTCTGGAACGCCTACTTGCATTTGATCCCAAAGACCGTCCGTCAGCTGAAGAG TCACTAGCCGATCCTTACTTTAATGGCTTGTCAAATGTGGACCGAGAACCATCCACTCAGCCCATATCAAAACTTGAATTCGAGTTTGAGAGGAGGAAACTGGGAAAAGATGATGTTAGAGAGTTAATTTATCGAGAGGTTTGGTTATCaataaatatttattattattatcatgtTTATGTTAACATTAATATTTGTCATATACATAACCAGATCTTGGAGTATCATCCTCAGATGCTACAAGAGTATCTACGCGGTGGTGAACAAACTAGCTTCTTGTACCCGAG TGGGGTCGATCGGTTTAAGAGGCAATTTGCACATCTTGAAGAGGGTATGGGTaaaggtggaggtggaggtggaggtagTAATACCACTCCACTGCTAAGGCAGCATGCCTCACTTCCAAG GGAGCGCGTTCCTGCACCGAAGGAAGATGATGGTTCTCAAGAAAACGACCCAGAAAAACAAACTTCAGATGGTGTTGACAGTTCCCGTAGCTTGTTGAAGAGTGCGAGTATCAGTGCTTCCAAGTGTATAGGAGGAAAAGGAACACGGGAG GAAGAACCTGGCGAAAATAAACAAGACGAGCAGTAA
- the LOC110865879 gene encoding mitogen-activated protein kinase 9 isoform X2: protein MDPLKRLEREFFTEYGEAGRYQLLEVVGKGSYGVVGSATDTHTGEKVAIKKINDVFEHVSDATRILREIKLLRLLRHPDVVEIRHIMLPPSRREFRDIYVVFELMESDLHQVIRANDDLTPEHHQFFLYQLLRGLKYIHSANVYHRDLKPKNILANADCKLKICDFGLARVSFNDAPTAIFWTDYVATRWYRAPELCGSFFSKYTPAIDIWSIGCIFAEMLMGKPLFPGKNVVHQLDLMTDLLGTPPPETIARIRNEKARRYLNNMRKKQPIPFTQKFSNVDPLALKLLERLLAFDPKDRPSAEESLADPYFNGLSNVDREPSTQPISKLEFEFERRKLGKDDVRELIYREVWLSINIYYYYHVYVNINICHIHNQILEYHPQMLQEYLRGGEQTSFLYPSGVDRFKRQFAHLEEGMGKGGGGGGGSNTTPLLRQHASLPRERVPAPKEDDGSQENDPEKQTSDGVDSSRSLLKSASISASKCIGGKGTREEEPGENKQDEQ from the exons ATGGATCCTCTCAAAagg CTCGAAAGAGAATTCTTTACAGAGTATGGAGAGGCGGGTAGATACCAACTTCTAGAAGTTGTTGGCAAAGGAAGTTACGGTGTTGTAGGTTCTGCTACCGATACACACACAGGAGAAAAGGTCGCAATCAAGAAGATTAAtgatgtttttgaacatgtttctgATGCCACAAGAATCCTTAGAGAAATCAAACTCCTTCGATTGCTAAGGCATCCGGACGTCGTAGAAATTAGGCATATTATGCTTCCTCCTTCTAGAAGAGAGTTTAGAGACATTTACGTAGTTTTTGAACTTATGGAGTCCGACCTTCACCAAGTTATTAGAGCAAATGACGATCTCACACCCGAACATCATCAGTTTTTCTTGTACCAACTCCTTCGCGGTCTAAAGTATATTCACTCGG CTAATGTATATCATAGAGACTTGAAGCCGAAAAACATTCTTGCTAATGCTGACTGTAAATTGAAGATTTGTGACTTTGGACTTGCCCGGGTGTCATTTAATGATGCACCAACAGCCATATTCTGGACA GATTATGTTGCAACCCGATGGTATCGTGCTCCTGAACTCTGTGGCTCCTTTTTCTCTAAA TATACTCCGGCCATTGATATTTGGAGCATTGGATGCATATTCGCCGAAATGCTTATGGGTAAACCGTTGTTTCCCGGAAAAAATGTGGTACATCAGTTGGATCTCATGACTGATTTGCTGGGCACCCCTCCTCCCGAAACCATTGCTAGG ATTCGCAATGAAAAGGCAAGGAGATATCTTAATAATATGCGGAAAAAGCAGCCCATTCCTTTCACACAAAAGTTTTCTAATGTAGACCCGCTGGCTCTTAAACTTCTGGAACGCCTACTTGCATTTGATCCCAAAGACCGTCCGTCAGCTGAAGAG TCACTAGCCGATCCTTACTTTAATGGCTTGTCAAATGTGGACCGAGAACCATCCACTCAGCCCATATCAAAACTTGAATTCGAGTTTGAGAGGAGGAAACTGGGAAAAGATGATGTTAGAGAGTTAATTTATCGAGAGGTTTGGTTATCaataaatatttattattattatcatgtTTATGTTAACATTAATATTTGTCATATACATAACCAGATCTTGGAGTATCATCCTCAGATGCTACAAGAGTATCTACGCGGTGGTGAACAAACTAGCTTCTTGTACCCGAG TGGGGTCGATCGGTTTAAGAGGCAATTTGCACATCTTGAAGAGGGTATGGGTaaaggtggaggtggaggtggaggtagTAATACCACTCCACTGCTAAGGCAGCATGCCTCACTTCCAAG GGAGCGCGTTCCTGCACCGAAGGAAGATGATGGTTCTCAAGAAAACGACCCAGAAAAACAAACTTCAGATGGTGTTGACAGTTCCCGTAGCTTGTTGAAGAGTGCGAGTATCAGTGCTTCCAAGTGTATAGGAGGAAAAGGAACACGGGAG GAAGAACCTGGCGAAAATAAACAAGACGAGCAGTAA
- the LOC110865879 gene encoding mitogen-activated protein kinase 9 isoform X4, whose product MDPLKRLEREFFTEYGEAGRYQLLEVVGKGSYGVVGSATDTHTGEKVAIKKINDVFEHVSDATRILREIKLLRLLRHPDVVEIRHIMLPPSRREFRDIYVVFELMESDLHQVIRANDDLTPEHHQFFLYQLLRGLKYIHSANVYHRDLKPKNILANADCKLKICDFGLARVSFNDAPTAIFWTDYVATRWYRAPELCGSFFSKYTPAIDIWSIGCIFAEMLMGKPLFPGKNVVHQLDLMTDLLGTPPPETIARIRNEKARRYLNNMRKKQPIPFTQKFSNVDPLALKLLERLLAFDPKDRPSAEESLADPYFNGLSNVDREPSTQPISKLEFEFERRKLGKDDVRELIYREILEYHPQMLQEYLRGGEQTSFLYPSGVDRFKRQFAHLEEGMGKGGGGGGGSNTTPLLRQHASLPRERVPAPKEDDGSQENDPEKQTSDGVDSSRSLLKSASISASKCIGGKGTREEEPGENKQDEQ is encoded by the exons ATGGATCCTCTCAAAagg CTCGAAAGAGAATTCTTTACAGAGTATGGAGAGGCGGGTAGATACCAACTTCTAGAAGTTGTTGGCAAAGGAAGTTACGGTGTTGTAGGTTCTGCTACCGATACACACACAGGAGAAAAGGTCGCAATCAAGAAGATTAAtgatgtttttgaacatgtttctgATGCCACAAGAATCCTTAGAGAAATCAAACTCCTTCGATTGCTAAGGCATCCGGACGTCGTAGAAATTAGGCATATTATGCTTCCTCCTTCTAGAAGAGAGTTTAGAGACATTTACGTAGTTTTTGAACTTATGGAGTCCGACCTTCACCAAGTTATTAGAGCAAATGACGATCTCACACCCGAACATCATCAGTTTTTCTTGTACCAACTCCTTCGCGGTCTAAAGTATATTCACTCGG CTAATGTATATCATAGAGACTTGAAGCCGAAAAACATTCTTGCTAATGCTGACTGTAAATTGAAGATTTGTGACTTTGGACTTGCCCGGGTGTCATTTAATGATGCACCAACAGCCATATTCTGGACA GATTATGTTGCAACCCGATGGTATCGTGCTCCTGAACTCTGTGGCTCCTTTTTCTCTAAA TATACTCCGGCCATTGATATTTGGAGCATTGGATGCATATTCGCCGAAATGCTTATGGGTAAACCGTTGTTTCCCGGAAAAAATGTGGTACATCAGTTGGATCTCATGACTGATTTGCTGGGCACCCCTCCTCCCGAAACCATTGCTAGG ATTCGCAATGAAAAGGCAAGGAGATATCTTAATAATATGCGGAAAAAGCAGCCCATTCCTTTCACACAAAAGTTTTCTAATGTAGACCCGCTGGCTCTTAAACTTCTGGAACGCCTACTTGCATTTGATCCCAAAGACCGTCCGTCAGCTGAAGAG TCACTAGCCGATCCTTACTTTAATGGCTTGTCAAATGTGGACCGAGAACCATCCACTCAGCCCATATCAAAACTTGAATTCGAGTTTGAGAGGAGGAAACTGGGAAAAGATGATGTTAGAGAGTTAATTTATCGAGAG ATCTTGGAGTATCATCCTCAGATGCTACAAGAGTATCTACGCGGTGGTGAACAAACTAGCTTCTTGTACCCGAG TGGGGTCGATCGGTTTAAGAGGCAATTTGCACATCTTGAAGAGGGTATGGGTaaaggtggaggtggaggtggaggtagTAATACCACTCCACTGCTAAGGCAGCATGCCTCACTTCCAAG GGAGCGCGTTCCTGCACCGAAGGAAGATGATGGTTCTCAAGAAAACGACCCAGAAAAACAAACTTCAGATGGTGTTGACAGTTCCCGTAGCTTGTTGAAGAGTGCGAGTATCAGTGCTTCCAAGTGTATAGGAGGAAAAGGAACACGGGAG GAAGAACCTGGCGAAAATAAACAAGACGAGCAGTAA
- the LOC110865879 gene encoding mitogen-activated protein kinase 9 isoform X3: MDEEARERTEEIDGDSRNKGICLEREFFTEYGEAGRYQLLEVVGKGSYGVVGSATDTHTGEKVAIKKINDVFEHVSDATRILREIKLLRLLRHPDVVEIRHIMLPPSRREFRDIYVVFELMESDLHQVIRANDDLTPEHHQFFLYQLLRGLKYIHSANVYHRDLKPKNILANADCKLKICDFGLARVSFNDAPTAIFWTDYVATRWYRAPELCGSFFSKYTPAIDIWSIGCIFAEMLMGKPLFPGKNVVHQLDLMTDLLGTPPPETIARIRNEKARRYLNNMRKKQPIPFTQKFSNVDPLALKLLERLLAFDPKDRPSAEESLADPYFNGLSNVDREPSTQPISKLEFEFERRKLGKDDVRELIYREILEYHPQMLQEYLRGGEQTSFLYPSGVDRFKRQFAHLEEGMGKGGGGGGGSNTTPLLRQHASLPRERVPAPKEDDGSQENDPEKQTSDGVDSSRSLLKSASISASKCIGGKGTREEEPGENKQDEQ, translated from the exons ATGGATGAGGAGGCAAGAGAGAGAACGGAGGAGATCGATGGAGATTCGAGAAACAAGGGCATCTGT CTCGAAAGAGAATTCTTTACAGAGTATGGAGAGGCGGGTAGATACCAACTTCTAGAAGTTGTTGGCAAAGGAAGTTACGGTGTTGTAGGTTCTGCTACCGATACACACACAGGAGAAAAGGTCGCAATCAAGAAGATTAAtgatgtttttgaacatgtttctgATGCCACAAGAATCCTTAGAGAAATCAAACTCCTTCGATTGCTAAGGCATCCGGACGTCGTAGAAATTAGGCATATTATGCTTCCTCCTTCTAGAAGAGAGTTTAGAGACATTTACGTAGTTTTTGAACTTATGGAGTCCGACCTTCACCAAGTTATTAGAGCAAATGACGATCTCACACCCGAACATCATCAGTTTTTCTTGTACCAACTCCTTCGCGGTCTAAAGTATATTCACTCGG CTAATGTATATCATAGAGACTTGAAGCCGAAAAACATTCTTGCTAATGCTGACTGTAAATTGAAGATTTGTGACTTTGGACTTGCCCGGGTGTCATTTAATGATGCACCAACAGCCATATTCTGGACA GATTATGTTGCAACCCGATGGTATCGTGCTCCTGAACTCTGTGGCTCCTTTTTCTCTAAA TATACTCCGGCCATTGATATTTGGAGCATTGGATGCATATTCGCCGAAATGCTTATGGGTAAACCGTTGTTTCCCGGAAAAAATGTGGTACATCAGTTGGATCTCATGACTGATTTGCTGGGCACCCCTCCTCCCGAAACCATTGCTAGG ATTCGCAATGAAAAGGCAAGGAGATATCTTAATAATATGCGGAAAAAGCAGCCCATTCCTTTCACACAAAAGTTTTCTAATGTAGACCCGCTGGCTCTTAAACTTCTGGAACGCCTACTTGCATTTGATCCCAAAGACCGTCCGTCAGCTGAAGAG TCACTAGCCGATCCTTACTTTAATGGCTTGTCAAATGTGGACCGAGAACCATCCACTCAGCCCATATCAAAACTTGAATTCGAGTTTGAGAGGAGGAAACTGGGAAAAGATGATGTTAGAGAGTTAATTTATCGAGAG ATCTTGGAGTATCATCCTCAGATGCTACAAGAGTATCTACGCGGTGGTGAACAAACTAGCTTCTTGTACCCGAG TGGGGTCGATCGGTTTAAGAGGCAATTTGCACATCTTGAAGAGGGTATGGGTaaaggtggaggtggaggtggaggtagTAATACCACTCCACTGCTAAGGCAGCATGCCTCACTTCCAAG GGAGCGCGTTCCTGCACCGAAGGAAGATGATGGTTCTCAAGAAAACGACCCAGAAAAACAAACTTCAGATGGTGTTGACAGTTCCCGTAGCTTGTTGAAGAGTGCGAGTATCAGTGCTTCCAAGTGTATAGGAGGAAAAGGAACACGGGAG GAAGAACCTGGCGAAAATAAACAAGACGAGCAGTAA